A window of Lentibacillus sp. Marseille-P4043 contains these coding sequences:
- a CDS encoding efflux RND transporter permease subunit, with product MKLVNTSVKRPVGVIMIVLAILALGLVSMRSLVIDLFPKIDLPIAVVATTYEDAAPQEVENLISRPIESSVSSVEGIETVQTQSQSGSSLVMMMFKNGTDLDQALLDVREKIDQTKGFLPESAGDPSVLRFSPDQLPVMWVGLTGEDPATLTKVADDQLVPFFERQGGVASVTVEGGKEREIQLILDQAKLQQYGVTAQTLTQALNSSNQSASAGSVEKGDKDLQIRVTGEFDSIDAIKQTIVQTESGATIHVEDVAEVKDTYKESSSTTLVNGEPSIVLSVMKKTDGNTVEVSDNVKAGMDEIKGELPDDVNLDVIIDTSEFITLSINSVVKNIIIGGIISIFVLLLFLKSVRATLVIGLSIPIAIISTFTLMYFTGETLNVLTLGGLALGIGMMVDSSIVILENIYSYRQRGYSLFESATKGASELAPAVIASTTTTLVVFLPIVFVEGIASDLFTPLALAVSFSLIASLVVAVTLVPMLSSKLLSKAMENHGRRYWFDRFMDRVNNGYRNVLKWVLKHRKTTVFGTIVAIVASLALIPFIGAEFIPSSDQGQVGIEVEAPAGSSLDHTNDIVEQVNEKLSNYEDVIETNYVSVGGGGFGATGGGGNSASYTMQLIPSSDREKSTKEIVQEINDDVQNISGAEIAVSAMDSGMSMGDPVSIQLSGPEHEVLRELGDQVVAQISQVDGVYNPESSATAGVPQQTITINDEKAAMYGLTQQQITGQIQLQFTGQVATKYREEGHEIDVTLLYPEDERSKISDLQNMNIQSPDGTTIPLEDVAEFKEIQGPVTLTRENQQPQMNVTSEIVDRDLASITTDIEATLDDMNFPEGYSYNIGGQAEDMAKSFSDLAVALVFSIFLVYAVMAVQFENFLFPLIIMFSMPATVIGVMLGLFVTGLPLSIPAFIGVIMLAGIVVNNSIVLVDYINILRRKGIDRYEAILQAGPSRLRPILMTTLTTILGMVPLALALGEGAETQQPLAITIIFGLGVSSIFTLLLIPVVYTLFDDLTAKITRRNKKKKA from the coding sequence GTGAAGTTAGTAAATACCTCTGTCAAACGTCCTGTTGGCGTCATCATGATCGTGTTAGCGATTCTTGCGCTAGGTCTCGTATCGATGCGCAGCCTTGTAATCGATCTGTTTCCAAAGATTGATTTGCCTATTGCGGTTGTTGCTACAACGTATGAAGATGCCGCACCACAGGAAGTCGAAAATTTAATCAGCCGTCCGATTGAATCATCTGTCAGCTCAGTCGAAGGAATTGAGACTGTGCAGACCCAGTCACAATCTGGATCATCGCTGGTCATGATGATGTTTAAAAATGGTACGGATCTTGACCAGGCATTGCTTGATGTAAGGGAAAAAATCGATCAAACAAAAGGATTTTTACCAGAAAGCGCAGGTGATCCAAGTGTGCTCCGCTTCAGCCCGGATCAATTACCGGTTATGTGGGTAGGGCTGACAGGAGAAGATCCAGCAACCTTAACGAAAGTCGCCGATGATCAACTTGTACCGTTTTTTGAACGACAAGGTGGGGTAGCATCTGTAACCGTTGAAGGCGGGAAAGAACGCGAAATCCAACTTATTTTAGACCAAGCAAAACTACAGCAATACGGCGTTACAGCGCAAACACTTACCCAAGCGCTCAACAGTTCGAACCAATCGGCATCAGCTGGTTCCGTTGAAAAAGGAGACAAAGACCTACAAATCCGTGTAACCGGGGAATTTGACTCCATTGACGCTATTAAACAAACGATTGTTCAAACCGAGTCAGGGGCGACCATTCATGTAGAAGATGTTGCCGAGGTCAAGGATACTTATAAGGAATCATCGTCGACAACACTCGTTAATGGCGAACCATCCATCGTCCTGTCAGTTATGAAAAAGACTGACGGCAACACGGTCGAAGTGTCTGATAACGTCAAGGCAGGCATGGATGAAATAAAAGGTGAATTGCCTGATGACGTGAATTTGGACGTCATTATCGATACATCGGAATTTATCACGCTATCAATCAATTCCGTAGTAAAGAATATTATCATTGGCGGGATAATTTCCATCTTTGTTTTACTGTTATTTTTAAAAAGTGTTCGGGCGACACTCGTTATTGGACTATCGATCCCAATTGCGATTATCTCGACATTTACACTCATGTATTTTACCGGAGAAACGTTGAATGTCTTGACACTCGGTGGATTAGCGCTCGGAATCGGGATGATGGTCGACAGTTCGATCGTTATTTTAGAAAATATATATTCCTACAGGCAGCGCGGATATAGCTTATTCGAGTCAGCGACAAAAGGGGCATCCGAACTTGCACCAGCCGTTATCGCATCAACCACAACAACATTGGTGGTATTTTTACCAATTGTGTTTGTTGAAGGAATCGCTTCTGACTTGTTTACACCATTAGCATTAGCGGTATCTTTCTCCCTAATCGCATCACTTGTTGTGGCTGTAACATTAGTGCCGATGCTGTCATCAAAATTACTATCGAAAGCAATGGAAAACCATGGACGCAGGTATTGGTTCGACCGCTTTATGGATCGAGTCAATAATGGCTACCGCAACGTACTGAAATGGGTACTGAAACACCGCAAGACAACGGTTTTCGGAACCATTGTTGCGATCGTTGCCAGCCTTGCCTTGATTCCATTTATCGGGGCAGAATTTATTCCATCTTCAGATCAAGGGCAAGTTGGAATTGAGGTGGAAGCACCAGCAGGAAGCTCCCTTGACCATACAAATGATATTGTGGAGCAAGTCAATGAGAAGTTATCCAACTATGAGGATGTAATCGAAACGAATTATGTCAGTGTTGGTGGCGGTGGCTTTGGTGCGACAGGTGGAGGCGGAAATAGTGCTTCTTATACCATGCAATTGATTCCGTCATCAGACAGGGAAAAATCAACAAAGGAAATCGTCCAAGAAATCAATGATGATGTGCAAAATATCTCTGGAGCAGAAATTGCCGTTAGCGCGATGGATAGTGGAATGAGCATGGGCGACCCTGTCTCCATTCAATTAAGCGGACCAGAGCACGAAGTATTACGAGAGCTTGGCGATCAGGTTGTTGCCCAAATTTCCCAAGTTGATGGTGTCTATAACCCAGAATCGTCCGCAACAGCGGGGGTCCCACAACAGACGATTACGATAAACGATGAAAAAGCGGCGATGTATGGATTGACACAACAACAAATCACCGGCCAAATTCAGTTGCAATTTACCGGCCAAGTGGCAACGAAATATCGCGAAGAAGGACACGAAATAGATGTTACGCTGTTGTATCCAGAAGATGAGCGGAGTAAAATCAGCGACTTGCAAAACATGAACATCCAATCACCAGATGGTACGACAATCCCGCTTGAAGATGTAGCGGAATTCAAGGAAATCCAAGGACCCGTAACATTAACACGGGAAAATCAGCAACCACAGATGAATGTAACAAGTGAAATCGTCGACCGTGATTTGGCGAGTATTACAACAGATATTGAAGCAACGCTAGATGACATGAATTTTCCAGAAGGATACAGCTATAATATCGGCGGCCAAGCAGAGGACATGGCCAAATCATTTTCCGATTTGGCAGTAGCACTAGTATTCTCTATATTCTTGGTATATGCAGTCATGGCAGTGCAATTTGAGAACTTCCTATTCCCATTAATCATCATGTTCTCCATGCCAGCAACTGTTATCGGCGTTATGCTCGGACTATTCGTAACCGGATTACCATTAAGTATCCCGGCATTTATCGGGGTCATCATGCTCGCGGGTATCGTCGTCAATAACTCGATTGTTTTAGTTGATTATATCAATATATTACGGCGCAAAGGCATTGATCGTTATGAAGCAATTTTGCAAGCAGGACCAAGCAGGCTGCGCCCAATCCTGATGACAACTTTAACAACCATCCTAGGCATGGTGCCACTAGCACTAGCGTTAGGTGAAGGTGCAGAAACACAGCAGCCATTAGCAATCACGATCATATTCGGACTTGGCGTCTCCAGTATCTTTACACTGTTATTGATACCAGTTGTTTATACATTGTTCGATGATTTGACTGCGAAGATAACGAGAAGGAATAAGAAGAAGAAGGCATAA
- a CDS encoding class I SAM-dependent methyltransferase — protein sequence MKQNIYDNQIFFKEYASLRDSGVTYNDFVEQPTIKSVITTLKGKSILDLGCGTGQFARYCIDHGALKVLGVDISRNMIELAKKENNHQRIDYICLPMEDLELPNQKFDIIISSLAVHYIENYSNLIEKISGLLKSNGEFIFSTEHPIVTARKEMNNWVKDNEGNKLHWAFDNYQEEGKREQHWYIDGVIKYHRTISTLINTLIDKGLVLEQIMEPQSVPVGLRQMPKLINEERRPSFIVIKSRKGS from the coding sequence TTGAAGCAAAACATTTATGATAATCAGATTTTCTTTAAAGAATATGCTTCTTTACGTGATAGCGGAGTAACTTATAATGACTTTGTTGAGCAACCAACAATAAAATCAGTAATAACAACTCTCAAAGGGAAGTCAATATTAGATTTAGGTTGTGGAACAGGTCAATTTGCAAGGTATTGTATCGATCACGGTGCATTGAAAGTCTTAGGTGTAGATATCTCAAGGAATATGATTGAGCTGGCTAAAAAGGAAAACAACCATCAGAGAATAGATTATATTTGTTTGCCAATGGAAGACCTGGAATTACCAAATCAGAAATTCGATATAATTATAAGCTCCTTGGCTGTACATTACATAGAAAATTACTCAAACTTAATTGAAAAAATTAGTGGATTATTAAAAAGTAACGGGGAGTTTATCTTTTCAACCGAACACCCAATTGTAACAGCACGAAAAGAAATGAATAATTGGGTCAAGGATAATGAGGGGAATAAATTACATTGGGCATTCGATAATTATCAGGAAGAAGGAAAAAGGGAGCAACATTGGTATATTGACGGTGTGATTAAATACCATAGAACGATTTCAACGTTAATCAATACACTTATAGATAAAGGACTTGTATTGGAACAGATTATGGAACCACAATCTGTTCCTGTTGGATTGAGACAAATGCCTAAATTAATAAATGAAGAGCGGCGACCATCTTTCATCGTTATTAAGTCGAGAAAAGGGAGTTAA
- a CDS encoding AraC family transcriptional regulator — protein sequence MEGLQRMQEAIKYMESNLDNDLFIDDIAAIACMSKFHFQRMFNMLTGYTVSEYIRNRRITVAAQELVHSNSKVIDVAMKYGYESPESFAKAFRKIHGISPSTAKKNSQSLKAYPKLSFQIQLKGDVEMDYKIVEKEAFIVVGKSIRTTTVGGENNRKIAAFWDESNQNGFVGELAKNCGSLGLIGICMDFDKQQENITYLIGAEKNGEQIPFDWEQRHISSATWAVFPVHGAMPDAMPRVWERIFAEWFPATGYEHADGPEMEIYPSDADPSSEDYYSEIWIPLKK from the coding sequence ATGGAGGGACTTCAAAGAATGCAGGAAGCTATCAAATACATGGAAAGTAATTTAGACAACGATCTTTTTATCGATGATATTGCTGCAATCGCTTGTATGTCTAAATTTCACTTTCAACGGATGTTCAACATGCTAACAGGCTACACCGTGAGCGAATATATCCGAAATCGCCGCATTACGGTAGCTGCACAGGAACTGGTTCATTCAAATTCCAAGGTGATTGATGTTGCAATGAAGTATGGATATGAGAGTCCGGAATCTTTTGCAAAGGCATTCCGGAAAATTCATGGGATCAGCCCATCGACCGCTAAGAAAAATAGTCAATCATTGAAGGCCTATCCAAAACTCTCTTTTCAAATTCAGTTAAAGGGTGATGTTGAAATGGATTACAAGATTGTGGAAAAGGAAGCTTTTATTGTCGTAGGAAAAAGTATTCGCACAACTACTGTTGGAGGCGAGAACAACCGAAAGATAGCTGCTTTCTGGGATGAATCAAATCAAAATGGATTCGTAGGGGAGCTTGCAAAAAATTGTGGCTCGCTTGGATTAATCGGAATTTGCATGGATTTTGACAAACAACAAGAAAATATAACCTACCTAATTGGTGCGGAAAAAAATGGCGAACAAATCCCATTTGATTGGGAGCAGAGACATATTTCGTCAGCAACCTGGGCCGTTTTTCCTGTTCACGGAGCAATGCCAGATGCAATGCCAAGGGTGTGGGAGAGAATATTCGCTGAATGGTTTCCAGCAACTGGCTACGAGCATGCCGATGGACCAGAGATGGAGATATACCCTAGTGATGCTGACCCGTCTTCAGAAGATTATTATAGTGAGATATGGATACCGTTGAAAAAATAG
- a CDS encoding DNA-binding protein gives MEFDLIWLALGIAAAGYFIGEGLKNFKNPTAKSLIDSLDEDDEHELIKENDVHLFMGISKEDAKTLIQDHPDIPHIVINDKVYYPKEKLRKWMLNLGE, from the coding sequence TTGGAATTTGATTTAATTTGGTTAGCTTTAGGAATTGCTGCGGCAGGATATTTTATTGGAGAGGGGCTGAAAAATTTTAAGAACCCTACTGCTAAAAGCCTTATTGATTCATTAGACGAAGATGATGAACACGAATTAATCAAAGAAAATGATGTACATCTTTTTATGGGGATATCGAAGGAAGACGCAAAAACATTAATTCAAGATCATCCAGATATACCGCATATTGTAATAAATGATAAAGTTTATTACCCAAAGGAAAAATTGCGCAAATGGATGTTAAATTTAGGGGAGTGA
- a CDS encoding threonine/serine exporter family protein has protein sequence MTIIAHLLTSFIAAAGFGILFNAPRKSLIQCGLVGMLGWILYFILVQQGLDVVPATVFAAMLVGALSQICAKLYKTPIIIFIVSGIIPLVPGGSAYDAMRNFVENDYFTAVQLSAKVMLLSGGIAIGLMFSEVVNQTVRKLMWKKRSDAFK, from the coding sequence ATGACAATCATTGCACATTTGTTAACTAGTTTTATAGCCGCTGCTGGTTTTGGGATCCTCTTTAATGCACCAAGGAAGTCGTTGATTCAATGTGGCTTGGTTGGCATGTTAGGCTGGATTCTTTATTTTATCCTAGTGCAGCAGGGGTTGGATGTTGTTCCTGCGACCGTTTTTGCGGCTATGTTGGTTGGGGCGTTGAGCCAAATTTGTGCCAAGTTGTACAAAACGCCGATTATTATTTTTATTGTATCTGGGATTATCCCGCTTGTTCCGGGTGGTAGTGCCTATGATGCCATGCGCAATTTTGTGGAAAATGATTATTTTACAGCGGTTCAACTTTCAGCAAAAGTAATGCTGCTGTCTGGGGGCATTGCGATTGGATTAATGTTTTCGGAGGTTGTGAATCAGACGGTCCGGAAGCTCATGTGGAAAAAGCGAAGTGATGCATTTAAATGA
- a CDS encoding threonine/serine exporter family protein: MLAGKIMLESGAETYRVEDTMNRIASAFGLENAQSYATPTGINFAIDFAESTNFIRISNRSTDLHKIAEVNNLSRKITAGEVKLSSAPALLDRIDKAKLTFPGWIQIIAAALVSGSFTIMFGGVWPDYFPSVVVGGVGFAAMLGIDRLVEIRFIAEFFASLLIGAMAVGFVYSGLGVGLDKIIIGAVMPLVPGLHITNAVRDLMAGHLVAGVSKGVEAVLTAFAIGAGVAVVFGFL, from the coding sequence ATGCTGGCGGGGAAAATTATGCTGGAGAGTGGTGCGGAAACCTATCGCGTGGAAGATACCATGAATCGGATTGCCTCGGCGTTTGGACTGGAAAATGCGCAGAGTTATGCAACACCGACCGGAATCAATTTTGCTATCGACTTTGCTGAGTCAACCAATTTTATTCGGATTTCCAATCGTTCGACCGATTTACACAAAATTGCAGAAGTGAATAATTTATCCAGGAAAATCACTGCGGGTGAAGTGAAACTTTCCAGTGCGCCAGCCTTGCTTGATAGAATTGATAAAGCTAAGCTAACATTCCCTGGCTGGATACAGATTATAGCTGCCGCCCTTGTCAGTGGCAGTTTTACGATCATGTTTGGCGGGGTTTGGCCTGATTATTTCCCCTCGGTCGTTGTTGGCGGGGTTGGATTTGCTGCGATGTTGGGAATTGACCGGTTAGTTGAAATTCGTTTTATTGCTGAATTTTTTGCCTCGTTACTGATCGGAGCGATGGCAGTTGGATTTGTTTATAGTGGCTTAGGCGTGGGGTTAGATAAAATTATCATTGGTGCTGTGATGCCACTTGTGCCGGGGTTGCACATTACCAATGCAGTGCGCGATTTAATGGCCGGACACCTAGTCGCTGGCGTATCGAAAGGCGTTGAAGCTGTATTGACTGCCTTTGCAATTGGCGCAGGGGTAGCGGTCGTGTTTGGATTTTTATAA
- the chbG gene encoding chitin disaccharide deacetylase, whose amino-acid sequence MKVLFNADDFGLTKGVTDGIIKAHINGVVGATTIMMNGYAVDYAVTQAKQHPSLKVGVHLVLTWGKPLRNDVPNLVTSDGTFIYKNTFRDMPYPNVDQVEQEWRTQINAFLKTGLPLHHLDSHHHVHGWEPLKKVIIKLAAEYDVPVRYVESLADHHDILLTDTLWVDFYGDGVNENVFEELRTLNVNTVEVMTHPAYIDDELLQVSSYLDKRKEELGLLCKLATPSWVDLL is encoded by the coding sequence ATGAAGGTTTTATTTAACGCTGATGACTTCGGTTTAACCAAAGGCGTAACAGATGGAATTATCAAAGCACATATCAATGGCGTTGTTGGAGCTACGACAATCATGATGAATGGGTATGCAGTAGATTATGCTGTCACACAAGCCAAGCAGCACCCGTCATTAAAGGTCGGTGTCCATCTTGTATTAACGTGGGGAAAACCGCTTCGTAACGACGTGCCAAATCTAGTAACCAGCGATGGCACATTTATATATAAAAATACATTTCGTGACATGCCATATCCTAATGTGGATCAGGTGGAACAAGAATGGCGCACACAAATTAATGCATTTTTAAAAACAGGATTGCCGCTTCATCATCTTGACAGCCATCATCATGTACATGGATGGGAACCACTGAAAAAAGTCATCATTAAACTGGCAGCAGAATACGATGTGCCTGTCCGGTATGTCGAGTCACTCGCAGACCATCACGACATTCTTTTAACCGACACACTCTGGGTCGATTTTTATGGTGACGGTGTTAATGAAAATGTATTTGAAGAATTGCGTACGTTAAATGTGAACACTGTAGAAGTGATGACCCACCCAGCATATATCGATGATGAATTGCTTCAAGTTAGCTCTTATTTGGATAAACGAAAAGAAGAGCTCGGGCTATTGTGCAAGTTGGCCACACCAAGTTGGGTTGATTTATTATAG
- a CDS encoding GntR family transcriptional regulator produces the protein MEKNKSLHAFIKDEILTRIKSNHYKKGEQIPTELDLCKDFNVSRTTVRTALNQLTLEGYLVRIQGRGTYVAEQKVNQSLSQTVKRYSDQIEVQGKKAEITLISITVVPASELIQQSLDVSLNDPIQRIERVRKANDEPTQYEIAYIPWNVAPGITQTHAETSLYAALKKEFNVHIAKTTEHVEITLADERSCYHLDCELGLPCFYIETIAEDEKGQKIEYSRSYFRGDKTNFVIERDYPMEGK, from the coding sequence ATGGAAAAAAATAAATCCCTACATGCCTTTATTAAAGATGAGATCCTTACACGAATTAAATCCAATCACTATAAAAAGGGAGAACAAATCCCGACAGAACTTGATTTATGCAAAGATTTTAATGTCAGCAGAACGACTGTTAGAACAGCATTAAATCAACTTACATTAGAAGGATACCTTGTCCGTATACAAGGAAGAGGAACATATGTCGCTGAACAGAAAGTGAATCAGTCGCTTTCCCAAACGGTAAAAAGATATAGTGATCAAATCGAAGTCCAAGGAAAAAAAGCCGAAATAACATTAATCAGTATTACCGTTGTACCGGCATCCGAACTGATCCAGCAATCATTAGATGTCTCACTTAACGACCCAATTCAACGTATTGAAAGAGTTCGAAAAGCAAATGATGAACCGACGCAATACGAAATTGCCTATATCCCATGGAATGTCGCACCAGGAATAACGCAAACACATGCGGAAACATCGTTATATGCAGCCCTGAAGAAGGAATTTAACGTTCACATTGCCAAAACAACGGAACATGTAGAAATTACCCTTGCCGATGAGCGATCCTGTTACCATCTAGATTGTGAACTAGGATTGCCATGCTTTTACATTGAAACAATTGCGGAAGATGAAAAGGGCCAAAAAATAGAATACTCACGCTCGTATTTCCGCGGAGATAAAACAAATTTTGTAATTGAACGGGATTATCCAATGGAGGGAAAATGA
- a CDS encoding 6-phospho-beta-glucosidase: MTLKLVVVGGGSSYTPEIIEGIIRRHDQFPVTDIVLVDIEAGRKKLEIIGNLALRMIEKSNKSINLTWTLDRKKALEQADFITTQIRVGGLDAREKDERIPLSHGFIGQETNGAGGIFKAFRTIPVLLELAEDVHTICPNAWIINFTNPAGIVTEALLKHSVHQKIIGVCNIPYNMRHSTAEILGVSPGDVKIEFVGMNHFVFGKKVYVKGVDRTDEVLAKLTGDGLDYSPANIVSLGWSKAFMETFKLLPNPYHQYYFQTRDVLEQDLQAYEQHGTRAEIVQQLETSLFELYKDPQLRDKPKELEERGGAFYSDVACSLMDSIYNNKEDVQTVNTQNNGAIPDLPDDAVIEVNCIITKHGPKPLAAGPLPSSVKGIIYQMKAFEELVVRASISGDYNDAYTAFVMNPLIADEKRSKVLLDELLEAHKAYLPQFNSRGN, from the coding sequence ATGACATTAAAATTAGTTGTTGTTGGTGGGGGATCCAGCTATACACCAGAGATTATTGAAGGAATTATTCGTCGTCATGATCAATTTCCTGTAACAGATATTGTCCTCGTCGATATTGAAGCAGGGAGGAAGAAACTTGAAATCATTGGCAATCTAGCATTACGCATGATCGAGAAGTCCAATAAGTCTATTAATCTCACATGGACACTTGATCGGAAAAAAGCACTTGAACAAGCAGATTTTATTACTACGCAAATACGTGTTGGTGGGTTGGATGCACGGGAAAAAGATGAACGCATTCCACTAAGTCATGGATTTATCGGCCAGGAGACAAATGGTGCAGGTGGTATTTTTAAAGCATTTCGGACGATTCCAGTTTTATTAGAGCTTGCGGAGGATGTGCATACCATTTGCCCGAATGCATGGATCATTAATTTTACGAATCCAGCTGGAATTGTTACGGAGGCACTATTGAAACATTCGGTCCATCAAAAAATCATTGGCGTTTGCAACATTCCATATAATATGCGTCATTCAACAGCCGAAATTTTAGGTGTGTCACCTGGAGACGTGAAGATTGAATTTGTTGGGATGAATCATTTTGTTTTTGGTAAAAAAGTGTATGTAAAAGGTGTAGATCGTACAGATGAAGTGTTGGCAAAGTTAACGGGTGATGGGCTTGATTATTCACCGGCAAATATCGTCAGTCTTGGTTGGTCAAAAGCGTTTATGGAGACGTTTAAACTTTTACCGAATCCGTACCATCAATATTATTTTCAGACGAGGGATGTATTGGAACAAGATCTGCAAGCATACGAACAACATGGTACACGGGCAGAGATTGTCCAGCAATTAGAAACGTCCCTATTTGAACTCTATAAAGACCCGCAACTGCGTGATAAGCCAAAAGAACTGGAGGAACGGGGAGGTGCATTTTATAGTGATGTGGCGTGCAGTCTGATGGATTCCATTTATAATAATAAAGAAGATGTTCAAACGGTTAACACACAAAATAATGGCGCAATACCGGATTTACCTGATGATGCCGTCATTGAAGTGAATTGTATCATTACGAAGCATGGGCCTAAACCATTAGCGGCTGGACCATTACCATCTTCAGTAAAAGGAATTATTTATCAAATGAAAGCGTTTGAGGAACTAGTCGTTCGTGCAAGCATTTCCGGTGATTACAACGATGCATATACAGCTTTTGTCATGAACCCACTAATCGCGGATGAGAAGCGAAGTAAAGTATTACTTGACGAGTTGCTTGAAGCACATAAAGCTTATTTACCACAATTTAATTCAAGGGGGAATTAG
- a CDS encoding PTS sugar transporter subunit IIC: protein MNNKFMQKFIEIAGHIGSQRHLVAIRDGFVAIMPLVIVGSLATLVNSFPPFGKFNFVEWMNGLFGDGNWQQVGGSIWNGTFAVLGLLIAFSIAYNLAKSYNVDGLSAGLISGAAYIMLVPITGDGGLSMAWLGTQGLFVAIVIALVLTELFRILVNSKMTIKMPEGVPDGVARSFTALIPATFILILVGLFQALMSVFADISIFEFIFNVIQKPLQGLGNTLPAAMVVAFLNHILWFFGLHGTNIIGSVIEPIYLPLIENNLELFQNGMSAFDVPNVVTKPFLDSFVFMGGSGTTIALLIAIFIVVRNERKHPYREVAKLSAPAGLFNINEPVIFGLPIVLNPIMLIPFILVPVTLTVISYVALATGIVPRTVAILPWTTPPILSGYLVTGGSWRGIALQVVNLTVAVLLYIPFVMAGVRALKQRMEG from the coding sequence ATGAATAATAAGTTTATGCAAAAATTTATTGAAATTGCTGGGCACATCGGTTCCCAACGTCACCTTGTGGCAATACGTGATGGATTTGTTGCGATTATGCCACTTGTAATCGTTGGGTCACTAGCTACTCTTGTAAATAGCTTCCCGCCATTTGGCAAGTTCAATTTTGTAGAATGGATGAATGGGTTATTTGGCGATGGAAATTGGCAACAGGTTGGTGGAAGTATATGGAATGGGACATTTGCCGTACTTGGGCTATTAATTGCGTTCTCCATTGCATATAATCTAGCAAAATCCTATAATGTTGACGGACTATCAGCTGGTTTGATTTCTGGTGCAGCATACATTATGCTTGTTCCTATCACCGGGGATGGCGGTTTAAGCATGGCCTGGTTAGGAACACAAGGATTATTTGTTGCTATCGTCATTGCATTAGTCTTAACGGAGCTGTTCCGAATTTTGGTCAATTCAAAAATGACGATTAAAATGCCAGAAGGTGTACCAGATGGTGTAGCACGATCATTTACCGCACTTATCCCAGCAACATTTATCCTGATTTTAGTTGGACTATTCCAAGCGTTGATGAGTGTTTTTGCTGATATTAGTATATTTGAATTTATCTTTAACGTGATCCAAAAACCACTACAAGGACTAGGTAACACACTACCAGCAGCAATGGTCGTTGCCTTTTTAAATCATATTCTATGGTTCTTTGGTCTGCATGGTACAAATATTATCGGTTCGGTTATTGAGCCCATCTATTTGCCATTAATTGAAAATAACTTAGAACTGTTTCAAAACGGAATGTCAGCGTTTGACGTACCGAACGTTGTCACCAAACCATTTTTAGATTCATTTGTATTTATGGGTGGCTCCGGTACAACGATTGCATTACTAATTGCCATTTTTATTGTCGTCCGAAATGAACGAAAACATCCATATCGTGAAGTGGCCAAACTATCTGCACCAGCAGGACTTTTTAACATTAATGAACCAGTCATCTTCGGTTTGCCAATTGTGTTAAATCCAATTATGTTAATACCATTTATTTTAGTACCGGTAACCTTAACCGTCATATCGTACGTCGCACTTGCAACAGGAATCGTGCCAAGAACCGTTGCAATCCTGCCATGGACAACACCACCGATCCTAAGTGGATATCTTGTGACAGGTGGGAGCTGGCGCGGAATCGCTTTGCAAGTCGTAAATCTAACAGTTGCTGTACTGCTTTATATACCGTTTGTTATGGCGGGAGTAAGAGCACTAAAGCAACGGATGGAGGGATAA
- a CDS encoding PTS lactose/cellobiose transporter subunit IIA: protein METTEEMQMLAFTIILHAGNARSNAMEAISLAKAYNFIEARSKIEEADKEFAEAHHEQTKLLQDEASGEKNDVSVILVHAQDHLMTAMTVKDLAIEMIDMYERMQRLEDNQK, encoded by the coding sequence ATGGAAACAACAGAAGAAATGCAAATGTTAGCTTTTACCATCATTCTTCATGCTGGCAATGCCCGTTCAAATGCAATGGAAGCGATATCATTAGCAAAAGCATATAACTTTATAGAAGCACGAAGTAAAATAGAAGAAGCAGACAAGGAATTTGCCGAGGCGCATCACGAACAAACAAAGCTGCTACAGGATGAAGCAAGTGGCGAGAAAAATGATGTATCCGTTATACTGGTACATGCACAGGATCATCTGATGACCGCTATGACGGTGAAGGATCTGGCAATTGAAATGATTGATATGTACGAACGCATGCAGCGATTGGAGGATAACCAAAAATGA